In Romboutsia lituseburensis, a genomic segment contains:
- a CDS encoding cytochrome c biogenesis protein/redoxin codes for MEKINLMVVFVEGLLSFLSPCILPILPIYLSMLSNSSVENLNKGSFAKSALFKNTIFFTLGISITFFILGSSLNALGTFFNANKDIIMILGGIIIIFMGLFCLDIIKSNLLNTEKRLQLKSKEMNPITAFLLGFTFSFGWTPCIGPMLASVLIMSSTADNSSTAYLLIGIYTIGFILPFILVALFYNKLINRVQKIKSYMTEIKKISGIILVISGLIMIINGINNKVDFSKIQNENKIENNQSISDSEGKEEAKEEKIKALDFNLYDQYGKEHKLSDYKGKTIFLNFWATWCPPCREEMPYIEDLYKEYNKNNDEVVILGVASPNLGREGNQEHIKKFLEKENHTFPILFDEGGSLVYQYGINAFPSTFIIDKEGYITQYVPGGMNKETMKHLIENSK; via the coding sequence ATGGAAAAAATAAACTTAATGGTTGTATTTGTAGAGGGTTTATTGTCATTTTTATCACCATGCATATTACCTATACTACCTATATATTTAAGTATGTTATCTAATAGTAGTGTAGAAAACTTGAATAAAGGGAGTTTTGCTAAAAGTGCTTTATTTAAAAATACAATATTCTTTACATTAGGTATTTCGATAACATTTTTTATACTAGGGTCATCATTAAATGCTTTAGGAACATTTTTTAATGCAAATAAAGATATAATAATGATATTAGGTGGAATAATTATTATATTTATGGGATTATTCTGCTTAGATATTATAAAATCAAATTTATTAAATACAGAAAAAAGACTTCAATTAAAATCAAAAGAAATGAATCCAATAACAGCTTTTTTACTTGGATTTACATTTAGTTTTGGGTGGACTCCGTGTATAGGACCTATGCTAGCATCTGTATTAATAATGTCATCAACGGCAGATAATTCATCTACAGCATATTTATTAATAGGGATATATACCATAGGATTTATATTACCATTTATATTAGTTGCTCTATTTTATAATAAGTTAATTAATAGAGTACAAAAAATCAAATCTTATATGACAGAAATTAAAAAAATTAGTGGAATTATCCTTGTTATATCAGGACTGATAATGATAATAAATGGAATTAACAATAAAGTTGATTTTTCTAAAATTCAAAATGAAAATAAAATAGAAAACAACCAAAGTATATCTGATTCAGAAGGAAAAGAGGAAGCTAAGGAAGAAAAAATAAAAGCATTAGATTTTAATTTATATGATCAATATGGTAAAGAGCATAAGTTAAGTGATTACAAGGGAAAAACTATATTCTTAAACTTTTGGGCTACTTGGTGTCCTCCATGTAGAGAAGAAATGCCTTATATAGAAGATTTATATAAAGAATATAATAAAAATAATGATGAGGTAGTGATACTTGGGGTTGCATCACCTAATCTAGGCAGAGAAGGAAATCAAGAGCATATAAAAAAGTTTTTAGAAAAAGAGAATCATACTTTTCCTATATTATTTGATGAAGGTGGAAGCCTAGTTTATCAATATGGAATTAATGCATTTCCATCGACATTTATAATAGATAAAGAAGGATATATAACTCAATATGTTCCAGGTGGAATGAATAAGGAGACTATGAAACATCTTATAGAGAATTCAAAATAA
- a CDS encoding C40 family peptidase, whose product MVKKAHEQLGKPYVWGAEGSNSFDCSGLVHYVFGQNGIKTPRVSRDQYKVGKSVSKSNLQSGDLIFSSSDSSGRVTHVGIYVGDGKMIHAPNSKGVVKKVDVNTSYWKNTYVGAKRIL is encoded by the coding sequence ATAGTAAAAAAGGCTCATGAACAGCTAGGTAAGCCATATGTTTGGGGGGCAGAAGGTTCGAATAGCTTTGATTGCTCTGGACTCGTACACTATGTATTTGGTCAAAATGGAATAAAAACTCCAAGAGTATCAAGAGATCAATATAAAGTAGGTAAATCAGTGAGCAAATCTAACTTACAATCTGGAGATTTGATATTTTCAAGCTCAGACTCAAGCGGTCGTGTAACTCATGTAGGGATATATGTAGGGGATGGAAAAATGATACATGCACCAAATTCAAAAGGAGTAGTAAAAAAAGTGGATGTAAACACTAGCTATTGGAAAAATACTTATGTTGGAGCAAAAAGAATTTTATAA
- a CDS encoding dihydrolipoyl dehydrogenase family protein encodes MINKFNAIIIGFGKGGKTLATDLANRGQKVALIEKSKEMYGGTCINQACIPTKILENQASEIRRESLNKFSEKELRYEESINKKEDLITKLRSANYNKLNSNENITIFVGEGSFINGKTIEVKTIEVKTIEGKNVLLEGEKIFINTGSKPNIPSIKGIENSNIVYTNETLMKLKKLPKNITIIGAGYIGLEFAGIYASFGSKVTVVNTHSTILPNEDSDDSEEVINILQKRNVNFLNNVSIVEIKEENKLAKLIYIKNEDNQYRELDSDVVLIATGRKANIEGLNLERANIELNERGFIKVNKVLETTVKNIWAIGDVNGGPQFTYISLDDYRIIRNNLFEDKTRKTTYRKNIPNVLFLDPAFSRVGLNIKQAKEKGYNILVAKMAVESIPRAKQIGKTDGFIKIVIDKESEKILGATMICEESSELIHLIQLAIDMEVKYTYLRDRIYAHPTMTEALNDILSPSMIKEV; translated from the coding sequence ATGATAAATAAATTTAATGCAATAATAATAGGATTCGGAAAAGGTGGAAAAACATTAGCTACAGATTTAGCTAACAGAGGTCAAAAGGTAGCGTTAATAGAGAAATCAAAAGAAATGTACGGTGGTACATGTATAAACCAAGCATGTATACCTACTAAAATATTAGAAAATCAAGCAAGTGAAATAAGAAGAGAAAGTTTAAATAAGTTTAGTGAAAAAGAATTAAGATATGAAGAATCAATAAATAAGAAAGAAGACTTAATAACAAAACTAAGAAGTGCAAATTATAATAAATTAAATAGTAATGAAAATATTACTATATTTGTAGGCGAGGGTTCATTTATAAATGGAAAAACTATAGAAGTAAAAACTATAGAAGTAAAAACTATAGAGGGAAAAAATGTTTTATTAGAGGGTGAAAAGATATTTATAAATACAGGATCAAAGCCAAATATACCAAGTATAAAAGGGATAGAAAACTCTAATATAGTTTATACAAATGAAACTTTAATGAAACTGAAAAAACTGCCTAAGAATATAACAATAATAGGAGCTGGATATATAGGACTTGAATTTGCTGGAATTTATGCTTCATTTGGAAGTAAAGTAACTGTAGTTAACACTCATAGTACAATACTTCCAAATGAAGATAGTGATGACTCAGAAGAAGTAATAAATATATTACAAAAAAGGAATGTAAATTTCTTAAATAATGTATCAATAGTTGAAATAAAAGAGGAAAATAAATTAGCTAAGTTAATATATATAAAAAATGAAGATAATCAATATAGAGAACTGGACAGTGATGTAGTATTAATAGCTACAGGTAGAAAAGCAAATATAGAAGGATTAAATTTAGAAAGAGCAAATATAGAATTAAATGAAAGAGGATTTATAAAAGTTAATAAAGTATTAGAAACTACAGTTAAAAATATTTGGGCGATAGGTGATGTAAATGGAGGACCTCAATTTACTTATATTTCATTAGATGATTACCGAATAATAAGAAATAACTTGTTTGAAGATAAGACTAGAAAAACAACATATAGGAAAAATATTCCAAATGTGTTATTTTTAGATCCTGCATTTTCTAGAGTTGGATTAAATATAAAACAAGCAAAAGAAAAAGGGTATAATATATTAGTTGCAAAAATGGCAGTAGAATCTATACCTAGAGCTAAACAAATAGGAAAAACTGATGGATTTATAAAAATAGTTATAGATAAAGAAAGTGAAAAAATTCTAGGAGCAACTATGATATGTGAAGAATCTAGTGAGCTTATACATCTAATACAATTAGCTATAGATATGGAGGTCAAATATACTTATTTAAGAGATAGAATTTATGCACATCCAACTATGACAGAAGCTCTCAATGATATATTATCACCATCAATGATAAAAGAAGTATAG
- a CDS encoding winged helix-turn-helix transcriptional regulator, with translation MYNIDEIIYDCPVEALSNILGKKWVAAIIWELQDNKMRFGELQRAVEGCTKKMLTQQLDLLISNDIVINDKKILNNTVESTYYLSEAGLKLLPIMETMIYWSNKNLVCDN, from the coding sequence ATGTATAATATAGATGAGATTATATACGATTGTCCTGTAGAAGCTTTATCAAACATACTAGGGAAAAAATGGGTTGCTGCAATAATATGGGAGCTTCAAGATAATAAAATGAGATTTGGAGAGTTACAAAGAGCTGTAGAAGGCTGTACAAAAAAGATGTTGACTCAGCAACTAGACTTATTAATAAGTAATGATATAGTAATAAATGATAAAAAGATTTTAAATAATACAGTAGAATCTACCTATTATTTAAGTGAGGCTGGATTAAAATTGCTTCCTATCATGGAAACAATGATATATTGGAGTAATAAAAATCTTGTCTGTGATAATTAA
- a CDS encoding SH3 domain-containing protein produces MRKSIKTIAGLTIMSAAISISNTYADNPQGVITATTLNIRSGPSASYKIISNAKRNTNVQIIERGSSWYKIKLSNGKIGWGSAKYINSNKYSSSSNSSNQNNSQTTNSVD; encoded by the coding sequence ATGAGGAAGAGTATAAAAACGATAGCAGGATTAACGATTATGAGTGCAGCTATATCAATATCTAATACGTATGCAGATAATCCACAAGGAGTAATAACTGCTACTACTTTAAATATAAGATCGGGGCCAAGCGCTTCTTATAAGATAATATCTAATGCGAAAAGAAATACTAATGTTCAAATAATAGAGAGAGGTAGCAGCTGGTATAAAATAAAACTATCAAACGGAAAAATTGGATGGGGAAGTGCTAAGTATATAAATTCAAATAAATATAGTTCAAGCTCTAATAGCTCAAATCAAAATAATTCTCAAACGACTAATTCAGTTGATTAA
- a CDS encoding LysR family transcriptional regulator, producing the protein MNLQQLEYFKVIAETENFTTASKLLLVTQPALSKSISKLEEELNVPLFEKRGRNVKLTRYGKIFLVHAERALLEIGKGIKELDEMASENIDKISISSTSRVGAYFMNFIISDFLNENPNTKFQFNQQSITEIIDDLKTRKIDIGFYDNHTEPILDSSIECVPIKKEKYVLIVPKNHELSAKKEISLKDLEDESFIAFCESSKDKILSYTDMLGYTPKISIEPKGANIGSVVEGLVSAGAGISIVPNSPTINTNLLSKINIKEPIKERIIYMSYLKSEYVSTIIKSFRDYILKHIENN; encoded by the coding sequence ATGAATTTACAGCAACTAGAATATTTCAAAGTAATCGCTGAAACTGAAAATTTTACTACAGCATCTAAGTTATTATTAGTTACTCAGCCTGCATTAAGTAAATCCATATCAAAGCTAGAAGAAGAATTAAATGTTCCTTTATTTGAAAAAAGAGGAAGAAATGTAAAATTAACTAGATATGGAAAAATATTTTTGGTTCATGCAGAGAGAGCATTATTGGAAATTGGAAAAGGAATAAAAGAATTAGATGAGATGGCTAGTGAGAACATAGACAAAATATCCATATCATCTACATCTAGAGTGGGGGCTTACTTTATGAATTTTATAATTAGTGATTTTCTAAATGAGAATCCTAATACAAAATTTCAGTTTAATCAACAATCTATAACAGAGATAATAGATGATTTAAAAACTAGAAAAATTGATATCGGATTTTATGATAATCACACCGAACCAATTTTAGATAGTAGTATAGAATGTGTTCCAATAAAAAAAGAAAAATATGTGCTTATAGTTCCCAAAAATCATGAGCTATCAGCTAAAAAAGAAATATCACTAAAGGATTTAGAAGATGAGTCCTTTATTGCATTTTGTGAAAGTAGTAAAGATAAGATACTTTCATATACAGATATGTTAGGTTATACACCTAAAATATCAATTGAGCCTAAAGGAGCAAATATAGGAAGTGTAGTTGAGGGATTAGTTTCTGCAGGAGCAGGCATATCTATAGTTCCAAATTCTCCGACCATCAATACAAATTTATTATCAAAAATAAATATAAAGGAACCTATCAAAGAAAGAATAATCTATATGAGTTACTTAAAAAGTGAATATGTATCTACTATAATAAAATCATTTAGAGATTATATATTAAAACATATTGAAAATAATTAG
- a CDS encoding nitroreductase family protein, giving the protein MMKVNKDLCIGCSLCVKDCIVRDIELIDGKANINNIACFKCGHCIAICPKNAVSTDDYNMDEVKNYNNDDFSIDPDNLLNFIKFRRSVRHFKTQDVEIEKLTKIIEAGRFTQTATNSQDVSYVVVKDNIEKLKEMSLERLSDMGNYMLANLTPETMKYKRYAQMWVRMYEEFKSNPTGRDSLFFNAPAIILVVSDNPINASLASSNMELMTNALGLGTFFSGFFTKAAEGNKKIMNFLGLDENQKIVTCMVIGYPSVKYQRTTPRKDAQISWK; this is encoded by the coding sequence ATGATGAAAGTTAATAAAGACCTTTGTATAGGTTGTTCTTTGTGTGTTAAGGATTGCATTGTAAGAGATATAGAGCTTATAGATGGAAAAGCTAACATTAATAATATCGCTTGTTTTAAATGTGGTCACTGTATAGCTATTTGTCCTAAAAATGCAGTATCAACTGATGACTATAATATGGATGAAGTAAAAAACTATAATAATGACGATTTCTCTATTGATCCCGATAATTTATTGAACTTCATTAAATTTAGAAGAAGTGTAAGACATTTTAAAACTCAAGATGTAGAAATAGAAAAGCTTACTAAAATTATAGAGGCTGGCAGATTTACTCAAACAGCAACAAATTCTCAAGATGTATCTTATGTAGTTGTTAAAGACAATATAGAAAAGCTTAAAGAAATGTCTTTAGAAAGATTAAGTGATATGGGTAATTATATGCTTGCCAATTTAACACCTGAAACAATGAAATATAAAAGATATGCACAAATGTGGGTAAGAATGTATGAAGAATTTAAATCAAATCCAACTGGTAGAGATAGTTTATTCTTTAATGCTCCAGCTATAATTCTTGTAGTTTCAGATAATCCTATAAATGCTAGTTTAGCTTCTTCAAATATGGAACTTATGACTAATGCATTAGGTCTTGGTACATTCTTTAGTGGATTTTTCACAAAAGCTGCTGAAGGCAACAAAAAAATTATGAACTTCTTAGGATTAGATGAAAATCAAAAAATTGTAACTTGTATGGTCATTGGATATCCTAGCGTTAAATATCAAAGAACTACTCCTAGAAAAGATGCTCAAATTTCTTGGAAATAA
- a CDS encoding DUF11 domain-containing protein, which translates to MKVINECRINYKYRLSSQAPIISKTMFSNTVSTQIIKDTLEISKSVNKKQTYPFDVLIYTIIISNIGKVTTNNLFFQDNIPMGTDFIENSITVNEVKKRCLNPENGFRLGSLKSQEKIKITFKVLVLPIYFCKPIINYSTVGYDYIYNVEKPPYRDIKKSNYVKTICEDKLFKQVLLENTLEINIDEIINDRYKLQIIEIKLINSPHLNLFTLLIIGKIEYEICYRYKCNNRFIKGVFGFSTDMLVPIGITFTNKEDIKGTIEYASSNLINNNKIFMNISLLLYY; encoded by the coding sequence ATGAAAGTAATAAATGAATGCAGGATAAATTATAAATACAGATTATCATCGCAAGCACCTATAATCAGCAAGACTATGTTTAGTAATACTGTGTCTACACAGATTATAAAAGACACATTGGAGATTAGTAAATCTGTAAATAAAAAGCAGACATACCCATTTGACGTACTAATATATACAATTATTATCAGCAATATAGGAAAAGTAACTACAAATAATTTATTCTTTCAAGATAACATTCCAATGGGTACCGACTTTATTGAAAATTCCATAACAGTGAATGAAGTTAAAAAAAGATGTTTAAATCCAGAAAATGGCTTTCGTTTGGGAAGTTTAAAATCACAAGAAAAAATAAAAATAACTTTTAAAGTATTGGTATTGCCGATATACTTTTGTAAGCCGATAATTAACTACTCTACTGTAGGGTATGATTATATATATAATGTAGAGAAACCTCCATATAGAGATATAAAAAAAAGTAATTATGTTAAAACAATATGTGAAGATAAGTTATTTAAACAAGTATTATTAGAAAATACTCTAGAAATAAATATAGATGAAATAATAAATGATAGGTATAAATTGCAAATAATTGAAATTAAGCTTATAAATAGTCCACATTTAAATTTATTTACTCTCTTAATAATAGGAAAAATAGAATATGAAATATGTTATAGGTATAAATGTAATAATAGATTTATAAAAGGTGTATTTGGGTTCTCTACAGATATGTTGGTACCTATTGGCATAACTTTTACTAATAAAGAAGATATAAAAGGAACGATTGAGTATGCATCATCTAATTTAATAAATAACAATAAAATATTTATGAATATAAGTTTGTTATTATATTATTAA
- the trxA gene encoding thioredoxin, producing the protein MSKIIKTNEFIDSVENKKGTVVVDFFATWCGPCKMLSPVYNSLGDEMKESAEFLKVDIDQSMELAQRFIVTTVPTVVIFKDGKEMDRLVGFIPKDSLKEKVEEYL; encoded by the coding sequence ATGTCAAAAATAATAAAAACTAATGAATTTATTGATAGTGTAGAAAACAAAAAAGGAACAGTTGTAGTAGATTTCTTTGCAACTTGGTGTGGACCATGTAAAATGTTGTCTCCAGTGTATAATTCATTAGGAGATGAAATGAAGGAAAGTGCAGAATTTTTAAAAGTTGATATAGACCAAAGTATGGAACTTGCCCAAAGATTTATAGTAACAACTGTTCCAACAGTGGTTATTTTTAAAGATGGAAAGGAAATGGATAGATTAGTAGGTTTTATACCTAAAGATAGTTTGAAAGAAAAAGTTGAAGAATATTTATAA